The DNA region ATTTAATACCTGTTGAAAACCTGACAGGTAAACGTCTATGCCCAGTGGTATAACTCCGGGTTCCAATGTTCCGACTCCTCCCACAACGTCTGGAGGTGGGACTGGTTCTGCTGATGCAGCAGGGGTAACGGGAAGGGTCAATGGGAACTCTGTTGCAGGAGTAGCCAGTCCGAGACGCCAGCTTGACGGTATTCCACCAAACCAGACCTCTGGCACTTCACTTCGTGAACGCTCTGCCAGCCAGCCCGGCACGCCTCCTCCCAATCAGCTATCCGGTTCACTATCCTCAGAGTCTGCCCGGGAGGGTAGTGCTGCGGAAAGCCCAAAGGAAAAACAGAAAAGAGAACTGGAAGAAGCCCGCCAAGCCAGAGAAAACAATACTCTGGAACAGCTGGAGGCTGAGCAGGAAGCCTTGCTGGCCGAAGCCGATGAAAAATACCAGAAGGTTGAGGCGCATACGGTTCTTGGCAAAGCATTTGCCGCCCTGGATAACCCGTCCGGAGCCCTCAAAGGCGTTAAAGTGATCATTCGGTTGCCGGGTGAAGACAAACCAATACGACTGATTCCTCCTGATAAGAAGGCTCTTAAGGGTCGTGATGTTGTTGCCTTGACTAAGATGGCAAAAGAGTTGCTCCAGCAATATAACAACACGGCCTTTACCGGCTTTAATGTAGGAGAGTGCAACCAGCGATTGTCGACTATTCAGGAAATGCTCAAAGATGTGGGCGGTAAGATATCTGAAAAAGGCAAGCCTGATAATGACTGGCAGAAGCAGCTGGAAGATCTGCAACACCGGCAGTCAATTATTCATGTTAAACAGCCAGCACCCGTTGAGGGTTCAGAAGATGAAATACGAGAACTAACGGTGGAAAGGCTGGGAAAGGAAGAAACAGAACAACTCATGAAAGATCTGGAAATGATCGAGCCAGAACCGACCACACTGGCAGGAAAATTTTGGAGGTTCCTCAACCATGGAAGGTAGCCGTAGCATTCCGCCTGGCACCCCACCTTCAGGCAAATCGTTGACTGAGGAGACTGTGCCGGAAGAAGAACAGCCCAATGCTGGCTCAGTTGCGCCCCCTGACGGGCGCCCGAAAATGGAAGGACTGGAGCCTGGCAAAGCGCCTAAAAAGTCCTTGCGGGAGAGGATGTCCGCAGCGCAGCCGGATGTTGCGTCAACAACAGGTATGGGCAAAACGGATTCACCTGAGGCGTTGTTAAGGCAGCGACAGGAAGTGTTGACTGCGGTTAATCATCTGGCCGTTATGAACGGGAAACTGAAAATTCTTGGCGAAGCCCTGGAGGCTCTGAAATCCCCGAATGACTCACCAAAGGGATTGGTGATTAAAGTTGAGATTGACGACAGAATGGTCTCTATTATTCCTCCTGACAAAGAAGCGTTGCGGGGGCAGGATATGGAACAGCTGTTGAGGGAGGTTAGAGAGGCAGTCAATCGCAGTTATGCCGAGTGTGCAAGAGAGGCTGGTTCTAAACCGCTGCCAGCACAGTTTCAGGAGCTGCAGCAAAAGTTTATTCAGTTAAGTCGCCAGCTTGGAAAAGAACACGCTGAAGGTGAAGTAATACAGGAGCATTTGAATCAGGCATTGAAAGCGGTACCGAAATCCATGCAGGTGGATTATTCGGGGGGAATCGTCCTGATTGAAAGAGTCATCAAACCCAAAGAGCAACCACCAGAACCAGCTACTGACCAACCCCCTCAGCCACCCCGACCACCCGGGCCAGAGGAGTAGGTTAACCAGCGAAAACAAAAAAGAGTGCTACATTTCTAGTGCCGACACAGGAGCGTAATAGATGAATTTCAGGAAACCCTTTCTGGCTGGGCTGGTGGTGGTTGCGTCAGTCGCGGGTTGTACCCATATCAATCAGGACGCTTTCAGCCAGCTGGATGCCGGTATGAGTATTGAAGATGTGGAGGGCATTCTGGGTAAACCTGAATCCTGCCGTGATCAGTTAGGGCGGCTTGAGTGTATCTGGCGGGATAAAGACCGGGAAATCCGGGTCAGTTATATTGATCAAAAAGTAGTGGTTTATAGCGCTTCAGGGTTGCAGTAAGAAAAGCTACGTTGAGTGTTTATTTTTTCTGAAAGGAATAAACGGAACCAAGCCCAAGTATTTGAGTCAGCTGGTCCAGAGCTTCCCTTGATTCTGTAAGAAGTTTTGGATCCGCTAAATCGCTCTCTTTTAACTGATCACGATAGTGGCTTTCAACCCACTGAGTCAGCTGTGAATACAGAGAATCTGTTATCAGACAGTGTGGATTAACCGCCTGCAGCTCCTGTTCGTTCAATACCACCCTTAATCTCAGGCAGGCGGGACCGCCGCCGTTGTTCATGCTTTGTCTGAGATCAAACGCCATGATCTGGTCGATGGGGTTATCGGTATTAACCAGTTCGCTGAGATAGTTTGAAACGGTCGGGTTATTTTCACATTCAGAAGGAACGACCATAATCATCTTGCCATCATCACGGCTGAGTAACTGGCTGTTAAACAGATAGGTTTGCACAGCCGTTTCTACCCGAATCCGGCTTTCGGGAACCTCTACAATCTGCAACTGGCCTGCAGTGGCTTTTTGCAGTGTTTTATACACTTCAGCCTGTTCCAGAAACGCTTTTTCATGGCAGAGCAGCAGATGCTGGTTGCCGACGGCAATTACATCGTTATGAAACACGCCACTGTCTATCACATCCGGATTCTGCTGGGCATAAACGACCGCTTCATCTTTTAACCGGTGTTGTCTTGCCACGGCTCTGGAGGCTTCCAGGGTTTGTCTTGCCGGGTAGCGCCCGGGAACAGGTCGGGTTTCATCCAGGCCGTAGCGACCAAAGACAAAAAAGGAAATGGCGGGTTGGTGGTAGTTGCTGCACAGTCTGGTGTGGTTGGCAGCCCCTTCATCACCCAGTACACCGGTACCCGGCAATGCCGGGTGATGCTGGAAATATTGTCCATCATTAAACACCGCTTTAAGAATACGGGCAGTGCTTTTGTGTTCAATGGAACGATGGAATTTGCTGACCAGATTGGCAGGCGTAAAGTGAACCTTGCCATCCTGCGTGTCGAAGCTTGCTGATACCGTTGCGGCATTAGCTGTCCACATGCTGGAAGCTGAACAGCAGGCAGACAGAAGTTCAGGTGCCTGTCTGGCTACAGCTTCCAGTACACGGGCATCGGTTCCGGCAAAACCTAAACGACGCAAAGTGTCTATATCCGGACGGGCCTGTGGTGGCAGAACGCCCTGCACAAAACCCATATCGTGCAGGGCTTTCATTTTGGCAAGCCCCTGCAATGCCGCCTGTCTGGGATTGGATGCCTGTCGTTTATGTTCAGTGGATGCAATATTCCCGGCAGACAGTCCTGCGTAGTTATGGGTTGGCCCCACCAGTCCGTCAAAATTGGCTTCTATGGCTTTCATTTCTGCTCACAACTTTTATTCGTATTATGCCAGTTATTCGAATTATTCCAGCGCTAAACCGGGGACGAGTTTTTCAGGCATGATCAATGCGTCAGCCTCAACACTGGCAACCGGATAAGCGCAGTAGTCCGCCGCAAAGTAGGCACTGGGGCGATGATTGCCGCTATCGCCGACACCGCCAAAGGGTGCAGTACCTGCTGCCCCGGTAATCGGACGGTTCCAGTTAACAATGCCAGCCCGGATATGGTTGAAAAACAGCTCATAGTCTTCCCGGCGATCACTGAACAGACCGGCAGAAAGACCGTATTGAGTGTTGTTGGCTTTTTTAATGGCATCCTTTAAGTACTGATAACGAATAACCTGTAACAGCGGGCCAAAGTACTCTTCATCAGGCAGTGCCGGAACCGTAGTGACATCAACAATGCCGGGGCTGATCAGACCTGTGCCGGGTTGCAGCTTTCTGGATTCCAGCAGTACCTTTCCTCCCAGAGACTCAAGGTGTTGCTGAGCCTGCACAATGGCTTCTGCTGTGGCTTCGGAAATAACGGCTCCCATAAACGGCTGCGGGTCACTGTTCCAGTCACCGGTTTTAAGGCTGGCTGTGGTGCGGGTCAGCATTTGTATAAACTGGTCTCCCCACTCCCCGGCAGGGACGAACAGGCGTCTGGCACAGGTACAACGCTGTCCGGTGGTGATAAAGGCAGAATGAATAGTGTCGTGTACAGCGGCGGTCATATCAGCCACTTCACAGACAATGAGCGGGTTGTTGCCACCCATCTCCAGCGCCAGGATTTTCCCGGGGTGGCCTCCAAACTGCTGGTGAAGCAGTTTGCCGGTTCGGGAGCTGCCGGTGAAAAACAGCCCGTCGAGATCTGGGTGGTTGGCAAGATAAACGCCGGTTTCCCTTTCACCCTGTATCAGGTTAATCACACCTTTTGGCAGTCCTGCCTGTTCCCATAATTTAACGGCCAGTTCTCCGGTGGCGGGTGTCAACTCACTGGGCTTGAAGACCACGGTGTTACCTGCCAGCAAGGCTGGCACGATGTGTCCGTTGGGCAGGTGTCCGGGGAAGTTATAGGGACCGAAAACAGCAACAACACCATGAGGTTTATGCCGGATAAATGTTCTGGCTCCCGCCAGACTGTTTTCAGTAATGCCGGTTCGTTCGTTATAAGCCTTGATGGAAATTTCTATCTTGCCTTTCATGGCAGCCGCTTCAGTGCGGGCTTCCCACAGAGGCTTTCCGGTTTCACGGGCGATGGTTTCAGCAATGGTGTCTGCATGCTCTTCCAGATGTTTGCCAAAAGCACGAACGATAGCAATACGCTGCTCCAGAGGTGTCATCATCCAGCCAGAAGCGGCTACTCGAGCAGCATGAACCGCCTGATCGATTTGCGGCTCACTGCTGTTGCAGCCGCTCCATACGATCTCGTTGGTGGACGGGTTGGTGGATTGAAATTCTGAACCGGAACCTTTCTGCCATTGACCATTAATGTAATCAGTCATGTCTGTCTCCTGTTAAGGTCGTCTGCCGGTTAAGGGAGCCACACGCACGGTGTCGTTCGAGTCCAGTTGCAGGGCATCGGCCTGATCCCGGGTGATATTGACAAATTCCAGCCCTTCAAAGGATACCTGCCCCAGTATACAGCGGAAATGGTTGAAGCCTGTGTTTGACAGCAGCCAGTCTGTTTCGTCGGTGGTGGTGGATTCGTGAATTCGTACTTTATATTCTCTTGAATCCCTGACGGTGCGTATATCCCTGACCCGTGCTTCCAGCAGCGGACCGGCATCGAAAATGTCAATATAGTGGGTATAATGGAAACCTTCACTTTCGAGCAGTTTCCGGGCAGGGAGTGTGTCGCTATGGGTTTCACCAATCACTGCCTGGGCATCTTCAGGCAACATGTTGGTGTAAATCGGATGCCTGGGCATCAGTTCGGCAATAAAGGTTTTTCCCTCGGCCACCTGCTGGTCGGCGGTAACGAAATCCACATTAAAAAAGTGTCTGCCTATGGCTTCCCAGAACGGAGACTCGCCATTGTCATCGCAGCTGCCCCTCATCTCGGCAATGACGTTTTCATTAAAGTGAAAGGGGTGGTTCGCCATAAACATCATGCGGGCCTTGGAAAGCAGTCGCCCATTGTTGGAGTGACGGTAGTCGGGCAACAGGAATAACGTGCAAAGCTCAGAGTAGCCGGTATGGTCGCTGCACAATGTCATGGTGGTCAGGCGGTTGTAGACATTCAGCTCTCTTGAAGCATGCACCTGGGTGTTGATTTTGAAGTTGTACCAGGGATCTGACAGCCCGATCGCAGACTCAATACCGGATACTCCGACAATCTCACCGGTTTTCTGGTCTTCCAGCATAAACAGGTACAGAGACTCTTCCAGTGCTGAAGACGCCGCAAATGATTTCAGCGCCCATTCCATTTTACGGCGAACTACATCAGGCTTTGGTTGCAAAGAAGAAAAACCCACACCAGTGTGTTTGGCAAGATGCCAAAGGGTGTCATAGTCGCAACTTTCGATCGGGCGAAAGATCATCATAGGCAACCCCCAGTGTGTGATTATTCGGCTTTGGTGTGGGTACTGGTGAATATTTTATCGGCAGAAGCCGCTACAAACCCCTGATACAAGGTTCCATCGCTGGTTGGATAGCGTTTGGCAAATTCATAGAAACAGCCGGGTATTTCCCGCCTCCCATCCGTGAAGTCAACGGTTATTTTTTTCGCCATGGTAGAGGACTGCTCCAGCAACACATCCGGCGAGCCTTTCACCAGTCCCCCGGTGTCGTTGAGAATATAGCCGTGTTTCTGCAACAGGTTATTCAGGTCAACAATATTATCCGGTTCAGACAGGTGGTTAATGGATACCGTGAAGTGGTTAGCACGATAGCCAAAGGCAGCCACCCAGGCGGCGTATTCACTTTCTGCCAGCAGTTCGTCGTAGGTTCGGGTGTCCAGTTGCCAGGGGCGTCCGGAACAGCTGAACAGGGGAGATTGTGTCGCCCCGGGAGTAATCTGGTTCACCAGGGAGGTAATATGCTTCTGCGCCTGTTCCGACAGTTCTTCAACCAGCAGCTCGCTGATAAAGACTTTTGGCAGTTCAGGATTCGGGTGCTGGAAGTGTCTGGCAAACAGTTTGCGGGCAGGAAATTCGTACTCCCCACCCTCGACATACCCATTGTCCGTGAAAGCATGGGCTATAACAGCAAGGTTGACCTCTGGCAGGTTATAGGTTCGAAGCGCAATATGATCATTAACAACTGTGCCATTGTTGCTGGATGAGCTGTTGCTGGCTGCAAACAGGTCGTGGATGCTTCGGGCATCCGGAGCCAGCTCAAGATAATCTTCCCACATGGCCTGCAGCAGGGTATGGATTGTGTTGTCCATGACAAGCCTCCTGTCTTTGGTGTAATGAGTGACAACTCAGGATCATGGAAAGGCAAGGGTAGCAGTAAGTCAGTTGTCGTTTTTTTACTGACGCAGCCATTCGTTGCCTTTGCCTTCCGCTTCATTTTTTGCCAGTGCCATCAGCAGGGCTGCACTGAGCTTCGCTCTGGGAATCAGGCTGCTGATTTTCATATATTCCTTATCGCTGTGAATATGACCTCCCTGTACTCCCAAGGTATCAATATTTGGTACGCCAAAGGAAGCCAGATTATTGCCATCGCAGCAGCCGCCAGTGGCTTTTACATCAATGGGCATACCCAGGGCCGAGCCGCACTCTTTAGCCAGCTGAAACAGTTT from Endozoicomonas sp. NE40 includes:
- the astB gene encoding N-succinylarginine dihydrolase; protein product: MKAIEANFDGLVGPTHNYAGLSAGNIASTEHKRQASNPRQAALQGLAKMKALHDMGFVQGVLPPQARPDIDTLRRLGFAGTDARVLEAVARQAPELLSACCSASSMWTANAATVSASFDTQDGKVHFTPANLVSKFHRSIEHKSTARILKAVFNDGQYFQHHPALPGTGVLGDEGAANHTRLCSNYHQPAISFFVFGRYGLDETRPVPGRYPARQTLEASRAVARQHRLKDEAVVYAQQNPDVIDSGVFHNDVIAVGNQHLLLCHEKAFLEQAEVYKTLQKATAGQLQIVEVPESRIRVETAVQTYLFNSQLLSRDDGKMIMVVPSECENNPTVSNYLSELVNTDNPIDQIMAFDLRQSMNNGGGPACLRLRVVLNEQELQAVNPHCLITDSLYSQLTQWVESHYRDQLKESDLADPKLLTESREALDQLTQILGLGSVYSFQKK
- a CDS encoding DUF1338 domain-containing protein, which produces MDNTIHTLLQAMWEDYLELAPDARSIHDLFAASNSSSSNNGTVVNDHIALRTYNLPEVNLAVIAHAFTDNGYVEGGEYEFPARKLFARHFQHPNPELPKVFISELLVEELSEQAQKHITSLVNQITPGATQSPLFSCSGRPWQLDTRTYDELLAESEYAAWVAAFGYRANHFTVSINHLSEPDNIVDLNNLLQKHGYILNDTGGLVKGSPDVLLEQSSTMAKKITVDFTDGRREIPGCFYEFAKRYPTSDGTLYQGFVAASADKIFTSTHTKAE
- the astD gene encoding succinylglutamate-semialdehyde dehydrogenase; translation: MTDYINGQWQKGSGSEFQSTNPSTNEIVWSGCNSSEPQIDQAVHAARVAASGWMMTPLEQRIAIVRAFGKHLEEHADTIAETIARETGKPLWEARTEAAAMKGKIEISIKAYNERTGITENSLAGARTFIRHKPHGVVAVFGPYNFPGHLPNGHIVPALLAGNTVVFKPSELTPATGELAVKLWEQAGLPKGVINLIQGERETGVYLANHPDLDGLFFTGSSRTGKLLHQQFGGHPGKILALEMGGNNPLIVCEVADMTAAVHDTIHSAFITTGQRCTCARRLFVPAGEWGDQFIQMLTRTTASLKTGDWNSDPQPFMGAVISEATAEAIVQAQQHLESLGGKVLLESRKLQPGTGLISPGIVDVTTVPALPDEEYFGPLLQVIRYQYLKDAIKKANNTQYGLSAGLFSDRREDYELFFNHIRAGIVNWNRPITGAAGTAPFGGVGDSGNHRPSAYFAADYCAYPVASVEADALIMPEKLVPGLALE
- the astA gene encoding arginine N-succinyltransferase yields the protein MMIFRPIESCDYDTLWHLAKHTGVGFSSLQPKPDVVRRKMEWALKSFAASSALEESLYLFMLEDQKTGEIVGVSGIESAIGLSDPWYNFKINTQVHASRELNVYNRLTTMTLCSDHTGYSELCTLFLLPDYRHSNNGRLLSKARMMFMANHPFHFNENVIAEMRGSCDDNGESPFWEAIGRHFFNVDFVTADQQVAEGKTFIAELMPRHPIYTNMLPEDAQAVIGETHSDTLPARKLLESEGFHYTHYIDIFDAGPLLEARVRDIRTVRDSREYKVRIHESTTTDETDWLLSNTGFNHFRCILGQVSFEGLEFVNITRDQADALQLDSNDTVRVAPLTGRRP